One window from the genome of Candidatus Methylomirabilota bacterium encodes:
- a CDS encoding amidohydrolase/deacetylase family metallohydrolase: MGLVLKNGEVLDPGAGLAGRLDVRVRDGMVAEVGAGLAPDGDAVLDVAGRLVLPGLIDLHAHCFIGGADFGPRTDDVARSTGVTTWVDGGSTGAGNFEGMREWVLSRSRVRMLAFLNISAIGLMYLKVGELNHLAYADVDAAVGVGKDHRDLILGIKVRSQLEVVGDAGLEPLKRAVRAADALGGRVMVHCTNPPAPLGELLSHLRPGDIVSHFLHGRGHGILDEKGQVRREIRQARERGIVFDVAHGRMHVKFPIARAAIQQGFYPDTISSDLTTGGSAGCVKDLPTTMGKFLNLGMPLAEVARAVTAGPAKAIGRAGQLGTLKPGAVADVAVFQLESGEFDFEDAHGEHMTGKQRFTPVLTLRAGEIWWRRA; encoded by the coding sequence ATGGGCCTGGTGCTGAAGAACGGTGAGGTGCTGGACCCGGGCGCCGGCCTCGCGGGCCGCCTCGACGTGCGCGTGCGCGACGGGATGGTCGCCGAGGTGGGCGCGGGGCTCGCCCCCGACGGCGACGCGGTGCTCGACGTCGCGGGTCGCCTCGTCCTCCCCGGCCTCATCGATCTGCACGCCCACTGCTTCATCGGCGGCGCCGACTTCGGGCCGCGGACCGACGACGTCGCGCGCAGCACGGGCGTGACGACCTGGGTGGACGGAGGCTCGACCGGCGCCGGAAACTTCGAGGGGATGCGCGAGTGGGTGCTCTCGCGCTCCCGCGTGCGCATGCTTGCCTTCCTCAACATCTCGGCGATCGGGCTCATGTACCTGAAAGTCGGCGAGCTGAACCACCTCGCCTACGCCGACGTCGACGCCGCGGTCGGCGTCGGCAAGGACCACCGCGACCTGATCCTCGGCATCAAGGTGAGGAGCCAGCTCGAGGTCGTCGGCGACGCGGGGCTCGAGCCCCTGAAGCGCGCGGTGCGCGCGGCGGACGCGCTCGGCGGAAGGGTCATGGTCCACTGCACCAACCCACCGGCGCCCCTGGGCGAGCTCCTCTCGCACTTGCGCCCCGGCGACATCGTGAGCCACTTCCTCCACGGGCGCGGCCACGGGATCCTGGACGAGAAGGGCCAGGTGAGGCGCGAGATCCGCCAGGCGCGCGAGCGCGGCATCGTGTTCGACGTCGCCCACGGCAGGATGCACGTGAAGTTCCCGATCGCGCGCGCCGCGATCCAGCAGGGCTTCTATCCCGACACGATCTCCTCGGACCTCACGACGGGCGGCTCGGCGGGCTGCGTGAAGGACCTGCCGACGACGATGGGAAAGTTCCTCAACCTGGGCATGCCGCTCGCCGAGGTCGCGCGCGCCGTGACCGCCGGCCCCGCGAAGGCGATCGGCCGCGCCGGCCAGCTCGGGACGCTCAAGCCGGGCGCCGTCGCCGACGTCGCGGTGTTCCAGCTCGAGTCCGGCGAGTTCGACTTCGAGGACGCGCACGGCGAGCACATGACGGGGAAGCAGCGCTTCACGCCCGTGCTCACGCTGCGCGCGGGGGAGATCTGGTGGCGGCGGGCCTAG